In Nostoc sp. GT001, a genomic segment contains:
- a CDS encoding DUF5615 family PIN-like protein has protein sequence MRFLANENFPLPSVRLLRQAGYDVASVTEDCPGIEDTEVLNRAANEQRVILRFYRDYGELIYRLRLPSPTGVIYLRFRPHIPEEPATLLLNLGICGLIVSQPGGFRPSIALSASLRSTLRCRELSAVETRFIGTLFSLKSLLEIEGLQFEEQFTVLERDQIRQRPLP, from the coding sequence ATGCGGTTTCTGGCGAATGAGAACTTTCCACTTCCCAGTGTGCGGCTGCTACGGCAAGCGGGCTATGATGTTGCCTCGGTGACAGAGGATTGTCCAGGTATTGAAGATACCGAGGTTTTGAATCGTGCCGCTAATGAGCAACGGGTGATTTTAAGGTTTTATCGCGACTATGGCGAACTCATCTATCGCTTAAGATTACCATCACCAACGGGTGTGATTTATCTGCGGTTTCGCCCCCATATTCCAGAGGAGCCAGCCACACTATTGTTAAATTTAGGGATCTGCGGGTTAATAGTGTCCCAGCCAGGAGGGTTTCGACCTTCGATTGCGCTCAGTGCATCGCTGCGCTCAACCCTCAGATGTCGAGAGTTGAGCGCAGTCGAAACTCGGTTTATTGGTACTTTATTTTCACTCAAGTCCTTACTAGAGATAGAAGGATTGCAATTTGAGGAGCAGTTCACGGTATTAGAGCGCGATCAGATTCGTCAGCGTCCTCTGCCATAA
- a CDS encoding DUF433 domain-containing protein, translating to MDWRTYIHSDPKILLRKPVVKGTRLSVEFILGLFAEGWTEQQVTESYPTLSAPAIQAVFAFAAECLKEDVFYTPLLSIEAK from the coding sequence ATGGATTGGAGAACTTATATTCATTCAGACCCGAAAATTCTCCTTAGAAAGCCTGTCGTCAAAGGAACGCGGCTATCTGTGGAATTCATATTAGGGTTGTTTGCCGAAGGTTGGACAGAACAGCAAGTTACAGAAAGCTATCCAACTCTCAGCGCTCCTGCAATCCAAGCTGTGTTCGCATTTGCCGCGGAGTGTCTCAAAGAGGATGTATTCTACACACCATTGCTGTCTATTGAGGCCAAGTAA
- a CDS encoding alpha/beta hydrolase, translating into MSLYCLVHGAFQATWCWDLLIPYLEAQGHKTVAMDLPIENASATLSQFADVVIQALPKTDDDIVLVGHSMAGTIIPLVAEAVKVRQLVFVAALLPYPGVSTLDQFSHRLDSDMLKSFNYQPKELSKLEQFHDEPDIYEPASVGKDYSDEAVLREFFFHDCQPDVAQWAISKSRSQQSMAYIFETNPLKALPDVERKYIVCTNDRIISPTWSRYAARKRLGVDAIELPSGHCPHLSRPDLLASVLTSD; encoded by the coding sequence ATGAGTCTATATTGTCTAGTTCACGGTGCTTTCCAAGCCACTTGGTGTTGGGATTTGCTAATTCCATACTTAGAAGCGCAGGGTCACAAAACCGTAGCAATGGATTTGCCAATTGAAAATGCATCTGCTACTTTGTCCCAATTTGCAGATGTAGTAATTCAAGCGCTGCCAAAAACTGATGATGATATTGTCCTAGTCGGTCACTCAATGGCTGGTACTATAATTCCCTTGGTTGCAGAAGCGGTAAAAGTGCGTCAACTAGTGTTTGTGGCGGCGCTACTTCCATATCCTGGAGTCAGTACACTCGACCAGTTTTCTCATCGTCTTGATTCTGATATGCTCAAATCATTCAATTACCAGCCAAAAGAGCTAAGTAAACTCGAACAGTTCCACGATGAGCCTGATATTTATGAACCAGCTTCCGTAGGTAAAGATTATTCAGACGAAGCAGTATTAAGGGAGTTTTTTTTTCATGATTGTCAACCAGATGTAGCACAGTGGGCAATCTCGAAAAGTCGTTCGCAACAATCTATGGCATATATATTTGAAACAAATCCTCTAAAAGCTTTGCCAGATGTTGAACGTAAATATATTGTTTGTACCAATGACCGAATAATATCTCCTACATGGTCACGCTACGCCGCACGCAAGCGTTTAGGAGTCGATGCCATTGAACTACCTTCTGGACATTGCCCACACCTGTCTCGTCCTGACCTTCTGGCTTCAGTATTAACTAGTGATTAA